A stretch of the Methanobacterium veterum genome encodes the following:
- a CDS encoding acylneuraminate cytidylyltransferase family protein, whose product MNILAIIPARGGSKGVPRKNIKKIAGKPLIAHTIESAVKSKYINKVIVSTEDQEIANISKEYGAEIIERPEKLALDDSSTIDAVFHSINHLKMENYVPDVVVLLQPTSPLRTVQDIDGSVELFCKKDCESVISICEFEHPPYWSLKIENNYLKPAFGDKYFKMRRQDLPTSYLPNGAIFISNPQNLANYESFYCKKTLPYLMSPENSVDIDTELDFKIAETILKELK is encoded by the coding sequence ATGAATATTTTAGCTATTATTCCAGCAAGAGGAGGTAGTAAAGGAGTTCCAAGAAAAAATATTAAAAAAATAGCTGGAAAACCTTTAATTGCCCATACAATTGAATCTGCAGTCAAATCCAAGTATATCAATAAAGTCATTGTTTCAACCGAAGATCAAGAGATAGCAAATATATCTAAAGAGTATGGTGCAGAAATTATTGAAAGACCTGAAAAACTGGCTTTAGATGATTCTTCTACAATTGATGCAGTATTCCATTCTATAAATCACCTTAAAATGGAAAATTACGTACCGGATGTTGTAGTCTTACTACAGCCAACTTCTCCACTTAGGACAGTACAAGATATAGATGGATCTGTAGAACTTTTCTGTAAAAAAGACTGTGAATCTGTTATAAGTATTTGTGAATTTGAACATCCCCCCTACTGGAGCTTAAAAATTGAAAACAATTATTTAAAACCCGCTTTTGGAGATAAATACTTTAAAATGAGAAGACAAGATTTACCTACTTCCTATTTACCTAATGGGGCCATATTTATATCTAACCCACAAAATCTCGCAAATTATGAAAGTTTTTATTGCAAAAAAACATTACCTTATTTAATGTCTCCTGAAAATAGTGTAGATATAGATACAGAACTGGATTTTAAAATTGCTGAAACCATTTTAAAAGAGTTAAAATAA
- a CDS encoding DegT/DnrJ/EryC1/StrS family aminotransferase, which yields MSWKIPLFKIYWDNEDVNHVTHEIQSGMNWAVGPQVAEFEELIKEKIGTKYAVTFNSGTSALHSLLLAHNITKGDEVIVPSFTFIATANSPLFVGAKPVFADIERETLGLDPESVNEMITDKTKAILPIHYGGCPCKIRELKEIAEDHDLILIEDAAEAQGAKIGDKNIGTFGDSAVLSFCQNKIMTTGEGGAVVTDCEEVFERLNLIRSHGRLEHANYFTSLEPFDYVDLGFNFRMSNLTASLGIAQITKVDKMINMRRNNSLYLNKHLNNIDGIKPIIPPESYYHVYQLYTIIANNRDELMKHLADKGIMSKIYFDPVHLTHFYRNSMKYECELPVTEELSKKVVTLPMYPALEEKDMDIIVQEIKEFYG from the coding sequence ATGAGCTGGAAAATTCCCCTATTTAAAATATACTGGGACAATGAAGACGTAAACCATGTAACACATGAAATTCAATCTGGTATGAACTGGGCAGTTGGTCCGCAGGTAGCAGAGTTTGAAGAATTAATCAAAGAAAAAATAGGAACTAAATATGCGGTAACTTTTAATTCAGGAACCTCAGCATTGCATTCTCTTCTTCTTGCCCACAATATCACTAAAGGAGACGAAGTAATAGTTCCATCATTTACATTTATTGCTACAGCTAATTCACCACTCTTTGTGGGAGCAAAACCGGTTTTTGCAGATATTGAAAGAGAAACATTAGGTTTAGACCCTGAAAGTGTAAATGAAATGATCACAGATAAAACAAAGGCAATTTTACCCATACATTACGGCGGATGCCCCTGTAAAATTAGAGAACTAAAAGAAATAGCTGAAGATCATGATCTTATTTTAATAGAAGATGCTGCTGAGGCACAGGGGGCTAAAATTGGAGATAAAAATATAGGAACTTTTGGAGATTCTGCCGTCTTGAGTTTTTGCCAGAATAAAATTATGACAACGGGAGAGGGAGGAGCAGTAGTAACTGACTGCGAAGAAGTGTTTGAGAGATTGAATTTAATAAGATCACATGGTAGACTTGAACACGCTAATTATTTCACATCTTTAGAACCTTTTGATTATGTAGACCTTGGATTCAATTTTAGAATGTCTAATCTAACTGCTTCACTTGGAATAGCACAGATCACTAAAGTAGATAAAATGATCAACATGAGACGTAATAACTCTCTATATTTAAATAAACATTTAAACAACATAGATGGAATAAAACCAATTATACCTCCTGAAAGTTATTACCATGTATACCAGTTATATACAATCATCGCCAATAATAGAGATGAACTTATGAAACATCTGGCAGATAAAGGTATCATGTCCAAAATATATTTTGATCCTGTTCACCTAACTCATTTCTATAGAAATTCAATGAAATATGAATGTGAACTTCCGGTTACAGAAGAACTTTCAAAAAAAGTGGTAACTTTACCAATGTATCCTGCTCTTGAAGAAAAGGATATGGACATCATAGTTCAAGAGATTAAAGAATTTTATGGTTGA
- a CDS encoding acyltransferase family protein, with the protein MNESRHYLQIDILKALAIISVIVIHTIPPNMVKHPVSIFLIYQAVPVFFVLMAVNALMSFKRRNYTILSSIYPNYLKSRFERIVYPLIVVWILSLVIAVLLNKEIYIGTMTLIGYMPLSGPGNYFISILLQFVLLFPILYWLYKYNPKYVLIAGFILNFAFEVLATQTPVLGNNSYWYRACILRYLFLIVLGMWLVDNFEPAHLKSLIKRKNLLIGLVVSILYITGVSIFSLKFPYFQGSWQPQTVLSFFYPLFLCALGIKYLPSVSNRVWNSFRVVGKASYHIFLVQMLFFVSGLQLIIFDLNLQNVLLIKILVVSIINVLILVGLGLLFYYMDSKIAFVFNHCFSGTYNLYKTGLLFYNRKLRG; encoded by the coding sequence ATGAATGAATCCCGGCATTACCTCCAGATAGATATTTTAAAGGCTTTGGCGATAATATCTGTTATTGTCATTCATACCATACCGCCAAACATGGTAAAACATCCAGTATCTATTTTCCTTATTTACCAAGCAGTTCCTGTATTTTTTGTTTTAATGGCTGTAAATGCATTGATGTCATTTAAAAGGCGTAATTACACTATTTTATCATCTATTTATCCGAACTATTTAAAAAGCCGATTTGAAAGGATAGTATATCCCTTAATTGTAGTGTGGATATTGTCTTTGGTTATTGCGGTTCTGCTTAATAAGGAGATATATATTGGTACAATGACATTGATTGGTTATATGCCTTTGTCTGGCCCGGGTAATTATTTTATATCAATATTGCTTCAGTTTGTGTTATTATTTCCAATTTTATACTGGTTATATAAATATAATCCAAAATATGTGTTAATTGCAGGTTTTATTCTTAATTTTGCCTTTGAAGTATTAGCAACTCAAACACCGGTGTTAGGTAATAATTCGTACTGGTATAGGGCATGTATTTTAAGATATTTATTTTTAATAGTATTGGGAATGTGGTTAGTGGATAATTTTGAACCCGCACATTTAAAATCACTGATTAAAAGAAAAAATCTATTAATTGGTTTAGTTGTGAGTATTCTATATATAACTGGAGTTTCAATATTTTCGTTGAAGTTTCCATATTTCCAGGGTTCATGGCAGCCCCAGACTGTCTTATCATTTTTTTATCCACTATTTTTGTGTGCATTGGGGATAAAGTATTTGCCTTCTGTTTCAAATCGTGTTTGGAACAGTTTCAGAGTTGTAGGTAAAGCATCATACCATATTTTTCTTGTACAAATGTTGTTTTTTGTTTCAGGGTTGCAGTTAATCATTTTTGATTTAAATTTGCAGAATGTTTTGCTTATCAAAATTTTAGTGGTGTCTATTATTAATGTTCTTATTTTAGTAGGTTTAGGGCTGTTATTTTATTATATGGACTCAAAAATAGCATTTGTATTTAACCACTGTTTTTCGGGGACTTATAATTTATATAAAACAGGGCTATTATTTTATAACAGGAAGTTAAGGGGATAA
- a CDS encoding acyltransferase → MSDDRFKNWKPPEIEERKLNEYNWIVQNKDNLKLGYKTDIGAFTYINAKNNVTIEDHVQIGSHCSIYSVSTIDNKEGPIILKKNCRIGTHSVVMPNVTVGENSIIGAFSFVNRDIPKNSIAFGTPAKVIRKLTEEEIKELEDLL, encoded by the coding sequence ATGTCAGATGATCGATTTAAAAACTGGAAACCTCCTGAAATTGAGGAAAGGAAACTAAACGAATACAACTGGATTGTACAGAATAAAGATAATTTAAAATTAGGCTATAAAACTGATATCGGGGCTTTTACCTATATCAACGCTAAAAATAATGTCACTATTGAAGATCACGTCCAAATAGGATCTCACTGTTCTATTTATTCAGTATCTACAATAGACAATAAAGAAGGCCCCATTATACTTAAAAAGAATTGTAGAATTGGAACACATTCGGTGGTAATGCCAAATGTCACTGTTGGAGAAAATTCAATTATAGGTGCTTTTAGTTTTGTAAATAGAGATATACCTAAAAATTCAATTGCATTTGGTACACCTGCTAAAGTAATCAGAAAATTAACTGAAGAAGAAATAAAAGAACTCGAGGATCTATTATGA
- the neuC gene encoding UDP-N-acetylglucosamine 2-epimerase, with the protein MESVEMNRKILYITGTRADYGLMRSVLFEMEKNPDIDLELAVTGMHLMNEFGMTINDIEKDGFRFHIVDATFHEDNKSSMVNFIGEFIKILSQLVLKVNPDIILLLGDRGEMLGGAIVGAYLSIPTAHLHGGEITSTVDEYARHAITKMVNIHLPATEKSAERIIKMGENPDNVFVVGAPGLDHILNEKLIDPQIISEKYNLDLSKPIILLVQHPTTLESKSASQQARETLDALVELENQAIIIYPNADAGGRKIIEVIKNYEDYPFIQTYKSIPSIEYLSLMNVASVMVGNSSSGIIEAPSFKLPAVNIGSRQEGRERASNVIDVNHDKEEIKNAIRKAIYDEEFRIVLQNSENPYGDGKTGKQVADILSNITLNNKLMNKKLNL; encoded by the coding sequence ATGGAATCAGTTGAAATGAATAGAAAAATACTTTATATAACCGGTACCCGAGCAGATTACGGCCTTATGCGTTCTGTTTTATTTGAAATGGAAAAAAATCCAGATATAGATTTAGAACTTGCAGTTACTGGAATGCACCTTATGAACGAATTTGGAATGACCATAAATGATATAGAAAAAGATGGTTTCAGATTCCATATAGTTGATGCAACATTCCATGAAGATAATAAGAGTTCTATGGTTAATTTTATAGGTGAATTTATAAAAATACTTTCACAATTAGTCTTAAAGGTTAATCCAGATATAATACTTCTACTTGGAGATAGAGGTGAAATGTTAGGCGGTGCAATTGTAGGGGCATACTTAAGCATTCCCACAGCTCACCTTCATGGGGGTGAAATCACCTCCACTGTAGATGAATATGCAAGACACGCCATTACAAAAATGGTCAATATACACCTCCCAGCAACTGAAAAAAGTGCAGAAAGAATAATAAAAATGGGAGAGAATCCAGATAATGTTTTTGTAGTGGGTGCACCTGGATTAGACCATATTTTAAATGAAAAGTTGATAGATCCCCAAATAATCAGTGAAAAATATAATTTAGATTTATCTAAACCTATTATTCTACTCGTTCAGCACCCTACAACTTTAGAATCTAAAAGTGCATCGCAGCAAGCTCGTGAAACCCTTGATGCTTTGGTGGAACTTGAAAATCAGGCCATAATAATTTATCCAAATGCTGATGCAGGCGGTAGAAAAATCATAGAAGTTATAAAAAATTATGAAGATTACCCTTTTATTCAAACATATAAAAGCATTCCGAGCATAGAATATTTGAGTTTAATGAATGTTGCAAGTGTCATGGTTGGTAATTCAAGCAGCGGAATTATTGAGGCACCTTCATTTAAATTACCTGCTGTCAATATAGGCTCAAGGCAAGAAGGAAGAGAAAGAGCTTCAAATGTAATTGACGTAAATCATGATAAAGAAGAAATAAAAAATGCCATTAGAAAAGCTATTTACGATGAAGAATTTAGAATAGTCCTGCAAAATTCTGAGAACCCCTACGGCGATGGGAAAACAGGAAAACAAGTGGCAGATATTTTAAGTAACATTACACTAAATAATAAATTAATGAATAAAAAACTCAATTTATAA
- the neuB gene encoding N-acetylneuraminate synthase yields the protein MSEIKIANKTIGEYSKSFVIAEAGVNHNGSIEMAKKLVNAAKEAGADAVKFQTFKTKNLVTKNAEKAEYQIKNSGEESQYEMIKRLELSDSEFEEIAKYAGDKGIIFLSSPFDTESVDLLDEMNIPAFKIASGEITNFPLLKHIAKKHRPVILSTGMSTIGEVEEALNLIEKYNDDIVLMHCLTNYPAKKEDANLKVIKTLEYAFKRPVGFSDHTSGIEMSVAAVAMGSCVIEKHFTIDKNLPGPDHKASLEPQELSEMVKAIRNVEKGLGNGIKKPTNDEIKIKKLVRKSIVAEKDIPKGSILTEEMLTIKRPGTGIEPKYLDELVGRELVEDVKKDDLLKWNQLK from the coding sequence ATGAGTGAAATTAAAATAGCCAATAAAACTATTGGCGAATATTCAAAAAGTTTCGTTATAGCCGAAGCAGGTGTTAACCATAACGGATCAATTGAAATGGCCAAAAAATTGGTAAATGCAGCAAAAGAAGCTGGTGCTGATGCAGTTAAATTTCAAACATTCAAAACAAAAAATTTAGTTACCAAAAACGCGGAAAAAGCAGAATACCAGATTAAAAATTCAGGGGAAGAGTCCCAATACGAAATGATAAAAAGATTAGAACTCTCCGACAGTGAATTTGAGGAAATAGCAAAATACGCGGGAGATAAAGGGATTATTTTTCTTTCCTCACCATTTGACACAGAAAGCGTTGATTTACTTGATGAAATGAATATACCTGCTTTTAAAATAGCTTCTGGAGAAATAACTAATTTTCCACTGCTTAAACATATTGCTAAAAAGCATAGACCAGTTATCTTATCTACAGGCATGTCAACAATTGGCGAAGTTGAAGAAGCCCTCAATTTAATAGAAAAATATAATGATGATATTGTTTTAATGCACTGCTTGACAAATTATCCTGCAAAAAAAGAGGATGCAAACTTAAAGGTTATTAAAACATTAGAATATGCATTTAAACGGCCTGTTGGGTTTTCAGATCATACCTCAGGTATTGAAATGTCTGTAGCTGCCGTGGCCATGGGCAGCTGCGTTATTGAAAAGCATTTCACCATTGATAAAAATTTACCAGGTCCAGACCATAAAGCTTCTTTAGAGCCTCAAGAACTTTCTGAAATGGTTAAAGCCATAAGAAATGTTGAAAAAGGTTTGGGAAACGGCATTAAAAAGCCCACAAATGATGAAATTAAAATTAAAAAGCTTGTAAGAAAAAGCATAGTTGCAGAAAAAGACATCCCTAAAGGATCTATCCTAACTGAGGAAATGTTGACTATTAAAAGGCCCGGAACTGGAATTGAGCCAAAATATCTTGATGAACTCGTAGGAAGAGAATTAGTTGAGGATGTCAAAAAAGATGATCTATTGAAATGGAATCAGTTGAAATGA